Proteins co-encoded in one Salarias fasciatus chromosome 4, fSalaFa1.1, whole genome shotgun sequence genomic window:
- the mapk8ip3 gene encoding C-Jun-amino-terminal kinase-interacting protein 3 isoform X13, with the protein MMELQIDEVVYQDDYGSGSVMSERVSGLANSIYREFERLIRSYDEEVVKELMPLVVNVLENLDAVLTENQEHEVELELLKEDNEQLITQYEREKALRKQAEEKFIEFEDALEAEKKDLQVQVEFLELQSKQLELKSKNYSDQITRLEERESDMKREYNALHQRHTEMIQTYVEHIERSKMQQAGSQSEGPGCGRTQRHSWRKSKAERPPSLSLYPSGEGMVRGGLGGARMMPGKDIWQEDGSESDSVAATPSSTGSKSNTPTSSVPSATVTPINEGFLSHANFDAVRSGNRRKGDKRLSRNMEVQVSQETRNVSIGMGSSDEWSEFQEIIDSTPELDMCVDPRMYGGGSSPSQGIVNEAFGINTDSLYHEIKDAKSDIIGDVDAGAELLGMGKEVENLLTENKQLLETKNALNIVKNDLIAKVDELSGEQAVLREELEALRQSKNKVDARVKELEEELKRLRAEALGASRDSKDEGGDDFSSPMQDGDMTMTQRRRFTRVEMARVLMERNQYKERLMELQEAVRWTEMIRASRESPPIQEKKKSTIWQFFARLFSSSSSPPPVKRPYYSVNIHYKSPSPAGFSQRRSHTMCQISTSNRTLEFFPEELASNGVASLLSDSALLARREQRREQYRQVREHMRRDDGIMQACGWSVPSRFKQTANEKDDNRMKNVPVPVYCRPLVEKDPNRKLWCAAGVDLTGWRAGSQDSAPAKALPSGSDPLQAEEDGGDKKSSHTSPEKRKSKELQETDTMNSRVWILTSTHSASKVVIIDANQPGSLVDQFNVCNAHVLCISSVPAASESDYPAGEIVLDPGDGGAGGGEDAGSVEGMLAGITLVGCATNCSVARSNCSSRTDTPIMDKGQAPTAPPMNGKIHPAQSAEEATEATEVPESTASQTEIRSGPPGPFTEHVFTDPPPRPADASDRSTGHSKEEASQPTESEDGGEEAKNYTSVAPTMWLGAQNGWLYVHSAVGNWKKCLHSIKLKDSVLSLVHVKGRVLVALADGTLAIFHRSEDGQWDLSNYHLMDLGRPHHSIRCMAVVHDKVWCGYKNKIHVIQPKSMQIEKSFDAHPRRESQVRQLAWLGDGVWVSIRLDSTLRLYHAHTHQHLQDVDIEPYVSKMLGTGKLGFSFVRITALLIGGNRLWVGTGNGVIISIPLTETNKVSPTSSGGVIHVYSDDSSEKSSGSFMPFCSMAQAQLCFHGHRDAVKFFVSVPGNVLATLNGSVLDSPSEGQGSAAPTETEAQSVHNVLVLSGGEGYIDFRIGDGEDDETEEGESAGASQMKPALSKAERSHIIVWQVSYVPE; encoded by the exons ATGATGGAGCTGCAGATCGACGAGGTGGTGTACCAGGACGACTACGGCTCCGGCTCCGTCATGTCGGAGCGCGTGTCGGGCCTGGCCAACAGCATCTACCGGGAGTTCGAGCGGCTCATACGCAGCTACGACGAGGAGGTGGTGAAGGAGCTGATGCCGCTGGTGGTGAACgtcctggagaacctggacgCGGTGCTGACGGAGAACCAGGAGCacgaggtggagctggagctgctgaaggaggacAACGAGCAGCTCATCACCCAGTACGAGCGCGAGAAGGCGCTGCGCAAGCAGGCGGAGGAG AAATTCATCGAGTTCGAGGATGCGCTGGAGGCTGAGAAGAAGGACCTGCAGGTGCAGGTGGAGtttctggagctgcagagcaaacAGCTGGAGCTCAAGTCCAAGAACTACTCAGACCAGA TCACTCGTCTGGAGGAGCGAGAATCAGACATGAAGAGAGAGTACAACGCCCTGCACCAGCGCCACACGGAG ATGATCCAAACGTACGTGGAGCACATAGAGCGGTCCAAAATGCAGCAGGCGGGAAGTCAATCAGAAGGCCCCGGCTGCGGACGAAC TCAACGCCACTCATGGAGGAAAAG CAAAGCGGAGCGGCCGCCGTCGTTGAGCCTGTACCCCAGCGGCGAGGGCATGGTACGTGGGGGTCTCGGGGGGGCTAGGATGATGCCCGGGAAAGACATCTGGCAG GAGGACGGATCAGAGTCCGACTCCGTGGCAGCGACGCCAAGCAGCACAGGCAGCAAGTCCAACACGCCCAcctcctccgtcccctccgCCACCGTCACCCCCATCAACGAGGGCTTCCTCTCGCACGCCAACTTCGACGCCGTGCGCTCCGGGAACCGGAGGAAAGGCGACAAGCGTCTCAGCCGGAACATGGAGGTCCAGGTTTCCCAGGAAACCAGGAACGTCAGCATCG GAATGGGGAGCAGCGACGAGTGGTCTGAGTTTCAGGAGATCATTGATTCCACCCCGGAGCTGGACATGTGTGTGGACCCCCGTATGTACGGCGGAGGAAGCAG CCCCTCTCAGGGCATCGTGAACGAGGCCTTTGGCATCAACACGGATTCTCTGTACCACGAGATCAAAGACGCCAAGTCAGACATCATCGGAGATGTGGATGCAGGAGCTGAGCTGCTAG GGATGGGAAAAGAGGTGGAGAACCTGCTGACAGAGAACAAACAACTCCTGGAGACCAA AAACGCGCTCAACATCGTGAAAAATGACCTTATAGCCAAAGTGGACGAGCTGTCGGGGGAGCAGGCGGtgctgagggaggagctggaggcgcTCCGGCAGTCCAAGAACAAGGTGGATGCCAGAGTCAAAGAACTGGAGGAAGAACTGAAGAG GTTGAGAGCTGAGGCTCTTGGGGCGTCTCGGGACTCCAaggatgaaggaggagacgAC TTCTCATCTCCGATGCAAGACGGCGACATGACGATGACCCAGCGGCGGCGGTTCACCCGGGTGGAGATGGCCCGGGTGCTGATGGAGAGGAACCAGTACAAGGAGCggctgatggagctgcaggaggccgtGCGGTGGACAGAGATGATCAG gGCGTCCCGGGAAAGTCCTCCGattcaggagaagaagaaatccaccATCTGGCAGTT CTTCGCTCGTCTCTTCAGCTCGTCGTCCAGCCCGCCGCCCGTCAAGCGGCCGTACTACAGCGTCAACATCCACTACAAGTCTCCCTCGCCGGCCGGCTTCTCCCAGCGCCGCAGCCACACCATGTGCCAGATCTCCACCTCCAACCGGACGCTGGAGTTCTTCCCCGAAGA ACTGGCCAGTAACGGTGTTGCGTCTCTCCTCAGTGACTCGGCACTGTTGGCCCGCCGAGAGCAGCGGCGCGAACAGTACCGGCAGGTCCGGGAGCACATGCGCCGCGACGACGGCATCATGCAGGCCTGCGGCTGGAGCGTGCCGTCCCGCTTCAAGCAG ACCGCCAATGAGAAAGATGATAACCGCATGAAGAATGTTCCCGTCCCAGTTTActgtcgccccctggtggagaaAGACCCCAACAGGAAG CTGTGGTGTGCAGCAGGGGTGGATCTGACGGGCTGGAGGGCTGGCAGCCAGGACTCGGCACCAGCTAAAGCCTTGCCGAGCGGCAGCGACCCACTGCAGGCCGAGGAGGACGGAGGCGACAAGAAGAGCAGCCACACGTCCCCCGAGAAGAGGAAG TCGAAGGAGCTCCAGGAGACGGACACCATGAACAGCCGCGTGTGGATCCTCACCAGCACCCACTCCGCCAGCAAGGTGGTCATCATCGACGCCAACCAGCCGGGATCGCTGGTCGACCAGTTCAACGTCTGCAACGCTCACGTGCTGTGCATCTCCAGCGTACCAG CCGCCAGCGAGAGCGATTACCCGGCAGGAGAGATCGTGTTGGACCCAGGTGACGGTGGAGCGGGCGGCGGTGAGGACGCCGGCTCGGTGGAGGGCATGCTGGCGGGCATCACGCTGGTCGGCTGTGCCACCAACTGCAGCGTCGCCCGCAGCAACTGCTCCTCGCGCACCGACACGCCCATCATGGACAAAGGCCAAG ctcccacagctccacccatgAACGGGAAGATTCACCCCGCCCAGTCCGCAGAGGAGGCCACCGAGGCCACCGAGGTCCCCGAGTCCACGGCCAGCCAGACGGAGATCCGGTCCGGACCGCCGGGGCCGTTTACCGAGCACGTCTTCACCGATCCCCCGCCTCGCCCTGCAGATGCCTCCGACCGGAGCACGGGCCACTCCAAGGAGGAAGCGTCTCAGCCCACAGAGTCAGAGGACGGCGGCGAAGAGGCCAAAAACTACACCAGCGTGGCCCCCACCATGTGGCTCGGGGCCCAGAACGGCTG GCTGTACGTCCACTCAGCTGTTGGAAACTGGAAGAAGTGCCTCCACTCCATCAAACTGAAAGACTCGGTGCTCAGTCTGGT gcATGTCAAAGGTCGTGTGCTGGTTGCACTGGCCGATGGGACCCTCGCCATTTTCCACAGATCGGAGG ATGGCCAGTGGGATTTGTCCAACTACCACCTCATGGACCTCGGCCGGCCTCATCACTCCATCCGCTGCATGGCTGTGGTTCACGACAAGGTGTGGTGCGGCTACAAGAACAAGATCCACGTCATCCAGCCCAAAAGCATGCAGATCGAG AAGTCCTTCGACGCTCACCCCCGCCGGGAGAGCCAGGTGCGGCAGCTGGCGTGGCTCGGCGACGGCGTGTGGGTGTCGATCCGGCTGGACTCCACCCTGCGCCTCTAccacgcccacacacaccagcacctGCAGGACGTGGACATCGAGCCGTACGTCAGCAAGATGCTGG GTACCGGCAAGCTGGGCTTCTCCTTCGTGCGGATCACGGCGCTGCTGATCGGCGGGAATCGCCTCTGGGTGGGAACCGGAAACGGTGTGATTATCTCCATCCCCCTGACAGAGA CCAATAAGGTGTCTCCTACCTCCTCGGGCGGGGTGATCCACGTGTACAGCGACGACAGCTCGGAGAAGAGCAGCGGCAGCTTCATGCCCTTCTGCTCCATGGCGCAGGCTCAGCTGTGTTTCCACGGCCATCGCGACGCCGTCAAGTTTTTCGTCTCTGTACCAG GCAATGTCCTGGCCACCCTGAACGGCAGCGTGCTGGACAGTCCCTCAGAGGGTCAGGGCTCGGCGGCGCCCACGGAGACGGAGGCGCAGAGCGTCCATAACGTGTTGGTGCTGAGTGGGGGAGAGGGATACATCGACTTCCGCATAG GCGACGGTGAGGATGACGAGACGGAGGAAGGAGAGAGCGCCGGGGCCTCCCAGATGAAACCCGCTCTGAGTAAAGCCGAGCGGAGCCACATCATCGTCTGGCAGGTGTCCTACGTCCCCGAGTGA
- the mapk8ip3 gene encoding C-Jun-amino-terminal kinase-interacting protein 3 isoform X9 — protein sequence MMELQIDEVVYQDDYGSGSVMSERVSGLANSIYREFERLIRSYDEEVVKELMPLVVNVLENLDAVLTENQEHEVELELLKEDNEQLITQYEREKALRKQAEEKFIEFEDALEAEKKDLQVQVEFLELQSKQLELKSKNYSDQITRLEERESDMKREYNALHQRHTEMIQTYVEHIERSKMQQAGSQSEGPGCGRTQRHSWRKSKAERPPSLSLYPSGEGMEDGSESDSVAATPSSTGSKSNTPTSSVPSATVTPINEGFLSHANFDAVRSGNRRKGDKRLSRNMEVQVSQETRNVSIGMGSSDEWSEFQEIIDSTPELDMCVDPRMYGGGSSPSQGIVNEAFGINTDSLYHEIKDAKSDIIGDVDAGAELLGEFSVRDDFFGMGKEVENLLTENKQLLETKNALNIVKNDLIAKVDELSGEQAVLREELEALRQSKNKVDARVKELEEELKRLRAEALGASRDSKDEGGDDFSSPMQDGDMTMTQRRRFTRVEMARVLMERNQYKERLMELQEAVRWTEMIRASRESPPIQEKKKSTIWQFFARLFSSSSSPPPVKRPYYSVNIHYKSPSPAGFSQRRSHTMCQISTSNRTLEFFPEELASNGVASLLSDSALLARREQRREQYRQVREHMRRDDGIMQACGWSVPSRFKQTGGQTDSAQDSPLKRQQTANEKDDNRMKNVPVPVYCRPLVEKDPNRKLWCAAGVDLTGWRAGSQDSAPAKALPSGSDPLQAEEDGGDKKSSHTSPEKRKSKELQETDTMNSRVWILTSTHSASKVVIIDANQPGSLVDQFNVCNAHVLCISSVPAASESDYPAGEIVLDPGDGGAGGGEDAGSVEGMLAGITLVGCATNCSVARSNCSSRTDTPIMDKGQAPTAPPMNGKIHPAQSAEEATEATEVPESTASQTEIRSGPPGPFTEHVFTDPPPRPADASDRSTGHSKEEASQPTESEDGGEEAKNYTSVAPTMWLGAQNGWLYVHSAVGNWKKCLHSIKLKDSVLSLVHVKGRVLVALADGTLAIFHRSEDGQWDLSNYHLMDLGRPHHSIRCMAVVHDKVWCGYKNKIHVIQPKSMQIEKSFDAHPRRESQVRQLAWLGDGVWVSIRLDSTLRLYHAHTHQHLQDVDIEPYVSKMLGTGKLGFSFVRITALLIGGNRLWVGTGNGVIISIPLTETVVLHRGQLLGLRANKVSPTSSGGVIHVYSDDSSEKSSGSFMPFCSMAQAQLCFHGHRDAVKFFVSVPGNVLATLNGSVLDSPSEGQGSAAPTETEAQSVHNVLVLSGGEGYIDFRIGDGEDDETEEGESAGASQMKPALSKAERSHIIVWQVSYVPE from the exons ATGATGGAGCTGCAGATCGACGAGGTGGTGTACCAGGACGACTACGGCTCCGGCTCCGTCATGTCGGAGCGCGTGTCGGGCCTGGCCAACAGCATCTACCGGGAGTTCGAGCGGCTCATACGCAGCTACGACGAGGAGGTGGTGAAGGAGCTGATGCCGCTGGTGGTGAACgtcctggagaacctggacgCGGTGCTGACGGAGAACCAGGAGCacgaggtggagctggagctgctgaaggaggacAACGAGCAGCTCATCACCCAGTACGAGCGCGAGAAGGCGCTGCGCAAGCAGGCGGAGGAG AAATTCATCGAGTTCGAGGATGCGCTGGAGGCTGAGAAGAAGGACCTGCAGGTGCAGGTGGAGtttctggagctgcagagcaaacAGCTGGAGCTCAAGTCCAAGAACTACTCAGACCAGA TCACTCGTCTGGAGGAGCGAGAATCAGACATGAAGAGAGAGTACAACGCCCTGCACCAGCGCCACACGGAG ATGATCCAAACGTACGTGGAGCACATAGAGCGGTCCAAAATGCAGCAGGCGGGAAGTCAATCAGAAGGCCCCGGCTGCGGACGAAC TCAACGCCACTCATGGAGGAAAAG CAAAGCGGAGCGGCCGCCGTCGTTGAGCCTGTACCCCAGCGGCGAGGGCATG GAGGACGGATCAGAGTCCGACTCCGTGGCAGCGACGCCAAGCAGCACAGGCAGCAAGTCCAACACGCCCAcctcctccgtcccctccgCCACCGTCACCCCCATCAACGAGGGCTTCCTCTCGCACGCCAACTTCGACGCCGTGCGCTCCGGGAACCGGAGGAAAGGCGACAAGCGTCTCAGCCGGAACATGGAGGTCCAGGTTTCCCAGGAAACCAGGAACGTCAGCATCG GAATGGGGAGCAGCGACGAGTGGTCTGAGTTTCAGGAGATCATTGATTCCACCCCGGAGCTGGACATGTGTGTGGACCCCCGTATGTACGGCGGAGGAAGCAG CCCCTCTCAGGGCATCGTGAACGAGGCCTTTGGCATCAACACGGATTCTCTGTACCACGAGATCAAAGACGCCAAGTCAGACATCATCGGAGATGTGGATGCAGGAGCTGAGCTGCTAG GCGAGTTCTCAG TCCGTGATGATTTCTTCG GGATGGGAAAAGAGGTGGAGAACCTGCTGACAGAGAACAAACAACTCCTGGAGACCAA AAACGCGCTCAACATCGTGAAAAATGACCTTATAGCCAAAGTGGACGAGCTGTCGGGGGAGCAGGCGGtgctgagggaggagctggaggcgcTCCGGCAGTCCAAGAACAAGGTGGATGCCAGAGTCAAAGAACTGGAGGAAGAACTGAAGAG GTTGAGAGCTGAGGCTCTTGGGGCGTCTCGGGACTCCAaggatgaaggaggagacgAC TTCTCATCTCCGATGCAAGACGGCGACATGACGATGACCCAGCGGCGGCGGTTCACCCGGGTGGAGATGGCCCGGGTGCTGATGGAGAGGAACCAGTACAAGGAGCggctgatggagctgcaggaggccgtGCGGTGGACAGAGATGATCAG gGCGTCCCGGGAAAGTCCTCCGattcaggagaagaagaaatccaccATCTGGCAGTT CTTCGCTCGTCTCTTCAGCTCGTCGTCCAGCCCGCCGCCCGTCAAGCGGCCGTACTACAGCGTCAACATCCACTACAAGTCTCCCTCGCCGGCCGGCTTCTCCCAGCGCCGCAGCCACACCATGTGCCAGATCTCCACCTCCAACCGGACGCTGGAGTTCTTCCCCGAAGA ACTGGCCAGTAACGGTGTTGCGTCTCTCCTCAGTGACTCGGCACTGTTGGCCCGCCGAGAGCAGCGGCGCGAACAGTACCGGCAGGTCCGGGAGCACATGCGCCGCGACGACGGCATCATGCAGGCCTGCGGCTGGAGCGTGCCGTCCCGCTTCAAGCAG ACTGGTGGTCAGACGGACAGCGCTCAGGACAGCCCACTGAAGAGACAACAG ACCGCCAATGAGAAAGATGATAACCGCATGAAGAATGTTCCCGTCCCAGTTTActgtcgccccctggtggagaaAGACCCCAACAGGAAG CTGTGGTGTGCAGCAGGGGTGGATCTGACGGGCTGGAGGGCTGGCAGCCAGGACTCGGCACCAGCTAAAGCCTTGCCGAGCGGCAGCGACCCACTGCAGGCCGAGGAGGACGGAGGCGACAAGAAGAGCAGCCACACGTCCCCCGAGAAGAGGAAG TCGAAGGAGCTCCAGGAGACGGACACCATGAACAGCCGCGTGTGGATCCTCACCAGCACCCACTCCGCCAGCAAGGTGGTCATCATCGACGCCAACCAGCCGGGATCGCTGGTCGACCAGTTCAACGTCTGCAACGCTCACGTGCTGTGCATCTCCAGCGTACCAG CCGCCAGCGAGAGCGATTACCCGGCAGGAGAGATCGTGTTGGACCCAGGTGACGGTGGAGCGGGCGGCGGTGAGGACGCCGGCTCGGTGGAGGGCATGCTGGCGGGCATCACGCTGGTCGGCTGTGCCACCAACTGCAGCGTCGCCCGCAGCAACTGCTCCTCGCGCACCGACACGCCCATCATGGACAAAGGCCAAG ctcccacagctccacccatgAACGGGAAGATTCACCCCGCCCAGTCCGCAGAGGAGGCCACCGAGGCCACCGAGGTCCCCGAGTCCACGGCCAGCCAGACGGAGATCCGGTCCGGACCGCCGGGGCCGTTTACCGAGCACGTCTTCACCGATCCCCCGCCTCGCCCTGCAGATGCCTCCGACCGGAGCACGGGCCACTCCAAGGAGGAAGCGTCTCAGCCCACAGAGTCAGAGGACGGCGGCGAAGAGGCCAAAAACTACACCAGCGTGGCCCCCACCATGTGGCTCGGGGCCCAGAACGGCTG GCTGTACGTCCACTCAGCTGTTGGAAACTGGAAGAAGTGCCTCCACTCCATCAAACTGAAAGACTCGGTGCTCAGTCTGGT gcATGTCAAAGGTCGTGTGCTGGTTGCACTGGCCGATGGGACCCTCGCCATTTTCCACAGATCGGAGG ATGGCCAGTGGGATTTGTCCAACTACCACCTCATGGACCTCGGCCGGCCTCATCACTCCATCCGCTGCATGGCTGTGGTTCACGACAAGGTGTGGTGCGGCTACAAGAACAAGATCCACGTCATCCAGCCCAAAAGCATGCAGATCGAG AAGTCCTTCGACGCTCACCCCCGCCGGGAGAGCCAGGTGCGGCAGCTGGCGTGGCTCGGCGACGGCGTGTGGGTGTCGATCCGGCTGGACTCCACCCTGCGCCTCTAccacgcccacacacaccagcacctGCAGGACGTGGACATCGAGCCGTACGTCAGCAAGATGCTGG GTACCGGCAAGCTGGGCTTCTCCTTCGTGCGGATCACGGCGCTGCTGATCGGCGGGAATCGCCTCTGGGTGGGAACCGGAAACGGTGTGATTATCTCCATCCCCCTGACAGAGA CGGTGGTCCTTCACCGGGGACAGCTCCTGGGTCTGAGGG CCAATAAGGTGTCTCCTACCTCCTCGGGCGGGGTGATCCACGTGTACAGCGACGACAGCTCGGAGAAGAGCAGCGGCAGCTTCATGCCCTTCTGCTCCATGGCGCAGGCTCAGCTGTGTTTCCACGGCCATCGCGACGCCGTCAAGTTTTTCGTCTCTGTACCAG GCAATGTCCTGGCCACCCTGAACGGCAGCGTGCTGGACAGTCCCTCAGAGGGTCAGGGCTCGGCGGCGCCCACGGAGACGGAGGCGCAGAGCGTCCATAACGTGTTGGTGCTGAGTGGGGGAGAGGGATACATCGACTTCCGCATAG GCGACGGTGAGGATGACGAGACGGAGGAAGGAGAGAGCGCCGGGGCCTCCCAGATGAAACCCGCTCTGAGTAAAGCCGAGCGGAGCCACATCATCGTCTGGCAGGTGTCCTACGTCCCCGAGTGA